The following is a genomic window from Desulforhopalus sp..
GTCAGGTAGCCAGACATACAGGGGGATCTGCGCTGACTTGCCGCAGGCACCGACAAAGAGTAAGAGACAAATAGCCACGCCAACCCCAGGTGGTATGTCGGCTACGTTGGCTTTTAAGGAAAGATAGTCAAAGCCGTCGGCACCGATGGCCCAAAAGAGATACGCCATGCCGAGCACAAAACCGAGATCGCCAATGCGGTTGACAATAAAGGCTTTGTTGCCGGCCTGGACGTTGGCTGTGTCCTTACTGTAGAAGCTGATTAGCAGGTAGGAGCAAAGCCCGACACCCTCCCAGCCGACAAACATGACTACCGGACCGTTGCCGAGCACGAGAAGAAGCATCGATCCGAGGAAGAGATTCATGTAGGCGAAAAACTTGCCGAAGTTTTCGTCTCCCGCCATATAACCTACTGAATAAATATGGATCAACGAACCGATAAGGGTGACGAAAAGGAGCATCAGCGAGCTCAGTGGATCGGCCAGAAATGCCATATCGACATGCAGCTCGCCGACGGCAAACCAGGTGAAGGCGGTGTGGGTAAGGAAACGCTCTGCGGCCGGCAATCCCTTTAACTGGAAAAAGACCATGCAGGCCATGAAGAAGGCAAGGATCGGTCCCACACAGGCCAGGGTGCCGTAAAGTATCTCAGGGAGTGGGGTTTTCCTGCAGGTGAACATGTGCAGCAGACCGATAACCAGTGCTCCAAGTAGCGGCAGGAGCGGTATAAGTCCTAGATATGTAACACTATGTTCCATATTATCACCCTTTTAACAGGCTGAATACGTTGGTGTCCAGCTTGCCCTTATGCTTGTGCAGGAGAATGACCACGGCAAGTGCCAGAGCCGCTTCCGCTGCGGCAACGGCCATAACCATCAGGGCCAAAACATGACCATCCATACTCTCATGCAGTCGTGAGAAGGTAATGAAGGCAAGGTTTGCCGCATTCAACATGAGCTCTATAGACATGAAAACGGTGAAGACGTTACGTCTGGTAATGACTCCGAGAATGCCCAGACAAAAGAGAATGATGCTGAGTATGAGATAGTCCTGGATCATTTGTCAGTTCTCCTTTTGCCGGCCAATACCACCGCACCGATGAGGGCAACGAGGAGGAGGATTGATACGATTTCAAAGGGAAGCAACCAATCTTGAAAGAGCACCAGTCCAACCTCTTTGACCCCGCCGAAACCGTTTCCGATGATCGTTGTTTCACCACCTGGAATACTTTTTACGATCTTGATCAGGAAGGAGCCGATGGGAAGGATGATGACTACGCCACCGGCGAGATATATCCAATGCCGAGCTTCTTCGGGGAGATCACTCTCAGCGATATTGAGAAACATGATGATAAAAAGGATAAGTGACATGATCGCCCCGGCATATACAATAAGTTGCAGGGCAAAGATCAGTTTGGCGGAAAGAAGGGCATACAGCCCTGCCAAGGAGATCATAGTCACGACAAGGCTCATCGCCCCGTTCATCGGGTGGCGAAAAAACACCAGGCCAAGGGCACCAAGTACCGAAAGTGCCGCAAATCCGAAAAATAATATCTCGGCAAACATGATATCAAGCGCCCCCTTTTTTGTATTCTTCTTCAGAAAAGGCCCCTGGGGTTGCCAGTAACTGCTCCAGCCCAACGACAAAAGACTCCCGCGTGCCTCCGGCGGTTGAGAACTTGCCGGTATCCATGCGGATGGCATCCAGGGGACAGGCCTCAACGCAGTATCCGCAGTAGATGCATTCGAGTTGATCGATAACGAATTTGACCGGCATTTTCTCGGTTCTGCCGTCCTGTCTTTCGCCGGCCTCTATCATGATGCAGTGGGACGGACAATTAGTCTGACACATAAAGCAGGCGACGCATTTGACTGTGCCGTCATCATGCTTGGTGAGGCGGTGCAGGCCTCGCCAGCGTACTGGTATCTCTGGTTGAACTTCTGGATAGTGACGGACATACAACTTTCTGTTATCGCGAAGATTTCTGAAGAAGTGGCCGAAGGTTGTGGCCATTCCTTTAAAGATCTCAATGAGATAAAAGCGTTCGTGGAGGCTTGCTCCCTTTCTCGCCAATGTTTTTACTGAGGCTGCCATGTTATTCTCTCCCTAACTCAAGGCCACGACGAATGCGCTGGTAATAAAAATGTTCAGAAGTGCCAGGGGAAGGAGCATTTTCCATCCCAAGGTCTGGAGCTGGTCATAGCGGAAACGCGGCAAGGTCCAGCGCACCCAGATATAGACAAAGAGCATCATGGTAACTTTTACGAGGAAGGTACAGACCTGCAGCAATACCACGAAGATATGGGTTGCGGCACCGCCGGAGGAAAAGAATAGAACGGACAACAAAACTGCTTCAAGAAAGATTACCAGGCCCCAGAGGCATTTGATGTAGACCGTCGCCTCGAATATCCTTGGGTCATTTTTTCTTTGGTAGTGGCTGACGTTGCTCCTCCTGATCCAGCCGGCAAAAAAGTGCATGGCCACCGGCAAAATGACTATGAGCAGGAAGGCCACCGGCTTGGCATGATTCAATAAAGTAGCGGTGGAAAGAAACGGCAACTGATACCCTCCGAAAAAGAGGGTTACAATCATGGCGCTCGACACAAACAGGGCGACGTATTCACCCATGAAAAAGATCGCAAATTTCATGGCGCTGTACTCAACATGATAACCTGCGACCAACTCACTCTCACCTTCGGCAAGATCGAAGGGGGTTCGGTTGGTCTCGGCGAAGGCGGCGACAACGAAGATTATCATTGCCAGGGGTTGCAATATTGCACCCCACATGGGAATGAAACCGAAGAGGAGCTTGCCCTGGAATTGGGCAATCTCATTCAGATTAACGGTACCATACACAATGAGCATGCTGACGATGGACAAGCCCATGGGAATTTCATAGCTGATGACCTGGGCAGCTGAACGGAGACCGCCGAGGACCCCGTACTTATTGGTTGACGACCATCCGGCGAGGATGATTCCGTACACACTGAAGCCGGCTAGGGACAGAAACCACAGAATTCCCAGATCAAAGGGAATACCTTGCATGATATAGCTCTTGCCGCCGAGGACCAGGGTATCGGCAAAGGGCACAACGGCAAAGGAGACCAGAGAGGTGAAAAAGACAATCACAGGGGCCAGAACAAAGTAGAATTTGTGTTTAATATGGCCCGATATCACATCTTCTTTAAAAATAAGTTTGGCAGCGTCAGCGAGATTCTGCACCAATCCAGCTGCTCGAAAGCCGAAGATATTGGCGCGGTTCGGACCTGAACGGTCCTGGAAAAAGCCTGCCCCACGTCGCTCCATCCACACGCAAATGGCGATGAAACAGAGCGGAATAAAGGCGCTGAAGGCAACTCTCGCGACAACCATAAAGATATCAAGCGGTGACATGGGTGGCCTCGTTGTCGGTTAATTTCAATCCCTCGGCTGGTAGAGTATCTGCCTCAAAGTTCTTAAGGACACTGAGATATTTGCGCAGCTCGGAAAATTGTTCGGCGCGGGTTTGCAGGGGGCTACCGAGTTGGGCGGCCAATGTCCCGATATCGACCGGATCGTGGTTTTTACTCACCGCCTTGGTAAAGCTTTGTAGGATGTTGTCACAGTTAACAAGGCTTCCAGAGTATTCACTAGCAGCAGCAATTGGTATGGCGATAGCGGCCATTGCCGCAAGCCCGTCATCGTGACTGGCAGCAAGTATCATCTTGGTGTCTTTGAGAAGGGCACGCAGTTCCGGTTCTGTATAACTGCGGGTAAGATCGTTATTGAAATTGACCAGCAGCTGGGCCTCACCGAGATCTTTTTCAAAGACCGCACGGTTACTGTTTATGCCCAGGATTCCCAGCCCTGCGCGATTTGCCGATTTATCATCCTGAATAAGGTAGCCGTCACCATCTCCGGCACTGATGTAACCATCGCTAAAACCGGACAACGTGGCACCGAGTTTTTCCGCCAGGCTCTTGACCGCGACCATTTCCTCCAGGGAACAGTTGGGAGAGAGGATCATGGCAATTTTTGGGGACCGGCTTATTTCTTGGTTGCAGGCGGCCAGTGCGTCAGCCTGGTTACGAACCTGACTACCCTGCCGGGCAACGGTCAGGCGACCTTCATTCTCCTTGTGGTAGCTATACCGGCCCTTGTCACAGATGAAGTACCCGTTGACTTGTGGGTTCAGTCGTGGGAGGAAGCGATATATACGATCTTCCTGATATTTTTCCCGGTTGTGCTCAATGGTGATATTACATCCTTTGGCGCAACCGTGGCATATACCCTTGGCCCTTTTCAAGAACCATACTCGCTGTTTGAAACGGAAGTCGGCACTGGTCATGGCGCCAACCGGGCAAAGGTCTACAATGTTCTGGGCATAGCGGTTGTTGATTGGCCTGCCGGGGAAGAATTCGACCTGCGCCGCATCGCTTCTGTTGACAATGCCCAACTCGCCGGTTTTGGTGATCTGCCGGCAAAAGCGGACACACCTGGCGCAGAGGACGCAGCGCTCCTGATCGTGGACGATACCGCAGCCATAATCGAGTTTTTTCCCTTTCTTGACCTGGGCGACGGTCATCCGGCTCGGTTGCTTGTCATAGGACATGTAGAAGTCTTGCAACTTGCACTCCCCGGCCTGATCGCAGATAGGGCAATCGATGGGGTGGTTGATGAGTTCCAATTCCATGACATCATGCTGGATTTTTTTGATATGGGCGGCGTCCAGCAGAACCTTCATCCCAGCTTGCGCCGGGGTTTTACAGGCCGGAACAAGCGGCGGCCTGCCGTCTTCTATCCCGACCAGGCACATCCGGCAGTTGCCGTCGGAACCAAGTGCCGGGTGATAGCAGAAGTGCGGGATCTCAATGCCGACGGCACCGATGGCGTCGATCAGGTTTTTCCCCGCTTCGACCTCGACCTCAACTCCATTCACAAAAAGTTTAATCTTGTCAGCCATGGGAAGCCCTATTCCTGTTTTTCTTGTGCTGCTGGAGAGGCGGTTGGCACATATGCCAGAAATTCCTGCCTGAACTTATCAAGGTAACTGCGTACCGGCATGGTGCAGGCAGCGGAGAGTACACAGACCGTTTTCATCTCGATATTATCGCAAAGCTCACGGAGCAGAAGGACATCTTCGATAACACCCTCACCGCGAAGGATTTTTTGCACAATCTTCAGCATCCAGCCCAGTCCCTCGCGACAGGGAGTGCATTGGCCACAGGACTCATGATGGTAAAAAGAGATGAGGTTTTCAACCAGTTGGACGATATCGACGGTCTCGTCGAGCACCACGATGCCGCCCGAACCAAACATGGTTTTGTGGGCGGCCATGGATTCGTAATCAAGGGTTACGTCCTTGGCCTCTTCGGGTAGCAGGACCGGGGTGGAACTTCCTCCGGGGATGATCCCCTTCAGCTTCCGGCCCTTCCAAACTCCACCTGCCATTTTGTCGATGACCTCGAGGATCGGCAGGCCAAGAGGCAGCTCATACATCCCAGGTTTTTCAACATGGCCGGAGATGCCAAATAGATGGGTCCCGGGACTTTTTTCGGTGCCGTGAGCTTTGTAGGCGTCTGCGCCATTTGTGATGATAAAGGGCAGGGAGGCAATAGTCTGGACATTGTTGATGATCGTCGGGCAGCCATACAGTCCGGCAACTGCCGGGAACGGCGGCTTGCTGCGTGGCTGGCCCTTTTGCCCCTCAATGGATTCGAGGAGCGCGGTCTCTTCGCCGCAGATATAGGCCCCGGCGCCGCGGTGGATGGTGACATCGAGCTTGAAGTCGCGGCCGGCAATGCTGGCGCCAAGGTAGCCGGCGGCATATGCCTCATCGATTGCCGCCTGCAGAATTTTGACCTGGGTGGTATATTCGCCGCGGATATATATATAGGCATCATGGCAGTCGATGGCGTAGCTGCAGATGATAATGCCTTCGATGAGCATGTGCGGGTCTTTGACGAGGATGTAGCGATCTTTGAAGGTGGCTGGTTCCGATTCGTCTGAATTGACCGCCAGATACACTGGCTTACCGGTGTTCTTGGGGAGAAACCCCCATTTCATCCCAGCTGGAAATCCAGCCCCGCCCCGGCCCCGCAGACCGCTCTTCTTTACCTCTTCAATGACCTCGGCCGGCTGCATCGCGAAGAGTTTGTCGAGGGTCGAATAGGCGCCGTGGCTTATGGCAACGGCCAGGGTGTTGGCATTGTCTATATGAAACTTGGCACTGAGAATTTTCACTTCCATATTCGTCCGCCTCGTTATGGCAATGTGGCCAGCAGCTCTTTCAGCTTGCCCGCGTCCATGTTTTCGTGGAATTCGCCGTTAACCTGGACAACCGGGGCGGTACCGCAGTGGCCAAGGCACTCAACCTCTTCCAGGCTGAAACGGCCATCCTCGCTGATCTGTCCGGGGGTGATACCGATCTCGTTTTTTAGAAAATCGACGATTTCTTGCTTGCCGAGCAGCCAGCAGGACAGGGTACGGCAAACGCAGATGTGGTTTCTGCCCATTGGGTGCAGATGGAACATGGTATAGAAGGTCACCGCTTCATACAGCTTGCTGGCGAAGGTGCCGATCCGGTCGGCTGCGTAGGCCAGGGCCTCCTGGCAGATCCACCCTTCCTGTTCCTGAATGAGCCAGAGGGCTGGAAGAATCAACGACTCCCTGGTCGGGTAGCGCGTGCTGAGTCTCTCGAATTCGGCATCCCTTTCCCGGTCGAATTGAAATGGTTTTCCGGTAGAAATCAGCTGTGAACGGTTGCTCATCGGTCCAACTCCCCGCCTATGATATTGATACACCCAAGGTTGATGACTGCGTCGGCGATCATGTATCCTTCAACCATTTTGTGGAAGCCACCCATAACGTAAAAACAGGGCGGGCGGACCTTTACCTTATACGGACGGCCGGAACCGTCGGAAACAAAATGGAAGCCCAGTTCGCCGTTGGCGGCCTCGAAGGAATCGTACCATTCACCGCGAGGTGCCTTCACCCCTTCAAAAATTAATTTAAAGTGGTTCGCCAATCCTTCTATTTTGCTGTAAACCTGTTGCTTCGGCGGCAGGCAGACCTGCGAATCACCAACATTGATTGGACCTTCGGGAATGTGTTGCATCGCCTGGCGAATGATGCGGATGGACTGGGTCATCTCGGCGAAGCGAATCATAAAACGATCGTAGATATCGCCGGTGCTGCCTACCGGCACTTCGAAATCGAAGGCCTCGTAATTGTAGTAGGGGGCATCCTTACGAAGATCGAAGGGTACCCCGCTGGCCCGCAGATTTGGTCCGGTAAAACCGTAACTGAGGGCAGTTTCCGCCGGAAGGATGCAGACACCCTGGGTCCGGTCATGGATGATACGATTGGTTTCCACCAGCTTAAGGGCGTCACCGATGCCC
Proteins encoded in this region:
- a CDS encoding NADH-quinone oxidoreductase subunit J, whose translation is MFAEILFFGFAALSVLGALGLVFFRHPMNGAMSLVVTMISLAGLYALLSAKLIFALQLIVYAGAIMSLILFIIMFLNIAESDLPEEARHWIYLAGGVVIILPIGSFLIKIVKSIPGGETTIIGNGFGGVKEVGLVLFQDWLLPFEIVSILLLVALIGAVVLAGKRRTDK
- the nuoK gene encoding NADH-quinone oxidoreductase subunit NuoK, whose protein sequence is MIQDYLILSIILFCLGILGVITRRNVFTVFMSIELMLNAANLAFITFSRLHESMDGHVLALMVMAVAAAEAALALAVVILLHKHKGKLDTNVFSLLKG
- a CDS encoding NADH-quinone oxidoreductase subunit H — its product is MSPLDIFMVVARVAFSAFIPLCFIAICVWMERRGAGFFQDRSGPNRANIFGFRAAGLVQNLADAAKLIFKEDVISGHIKHKFYFVLAPVIVFFTSLVSFAVVPFADTLVLGGKSYIMQGIPFDLGILWFLSLAGFSVYGIILAGWSSTNKYGVLGGLRSAAQVISYEIPMGLSIVSMLIVYGTVNLNEIAQFQGKLLFGFIPMWGAILQPLAMIIFVVAAFAETNRTPFDLAEGESELVAGYHVEYSAMKFAIFFMGEYVALFVSSAMIVTLFFGGYQLPFLSTATLLNHAKPVAFLLIVILPVAMHFFAGWIRRSNVSHYQRKNDPRIFEATVYIKCLWGLVIFLEAVLLSVLFFSSGGAATHIFVVLLQVCTFLVKVTMMLFVYIWVRWTLPRFRYDQLQTLGWKMLLPLALLNIFITSAFVVALS
- a CDS encoding 2Fe-2S iron-sulfur cluster-binding protein — its product is MADKIKLFVNGVEVEVEAGKNLIDAIGAVGIEIPHFCYHPALGSDGNCRMCLVGIEDGRPPLVPACKTPAQAGMKVLLDAAHIKKIQHDVMELELINHPIDCPICDQAGECKLQDFYMSYDKQPSRMTVAQVKKGKKLDYGCGIVHDQERCVLCARCVRFCRQITKTGELGIVNRSDAAQVEFFPGRPINNRYAQNIVDLCPVGAMTSADFRFKQRVWFLKRAKGICHGCAKGCNITIEHNREKYQEDRIYRFLPRLNPQVNGYFICDKGRYSYHKENEGRLTVARQGSQVRNQADALAACNQEISRSPKIAMILSPNCSLEEMVAVKSLAEKLGATLSGFSDGYISAGDGDGYLIQDDKSANRAGLGILGINSNRAVFEKDLGEAQLLVNFNNDLTRSYTEPELRALLKDTKMILAASHDDGLAAMAAIAIPIAAASEYSGSLVNCDNILQSFTKAVSKNHDPVDIGTLAAQLGSPLQTRAEQFSELRKYLSVLKNFEADTLPAEGLKLTDNEATHVTA
- a CDS encoding NADH-quinone oxidoreductase subunit I, which codes for MAASVKTLARKGASLHERFYLIEIFKGMATTFGHFFRNLRDNRKLYVRHYPEVQPEIPVRWRGLHRLTKHDDGTVKCVACFMCQTNCPSHCIMIEAGERQDGRTEKMPVKFVIDQLECIYCGYCVEACPLDAIRMDTGKFSTAGGTRESFVVGLEQLLATPGAFSEEEYKKGGA
- the nuoF gene encoding NADH-quinone oxidoreductase subunit NuoF, which translates into the protein MEVKILSAKFHIDNANTLAVAISHGAYSTLDKLFAMQPAEVIEEVKKSGLRGRGGAGFPAGMKWGFLPKNTGKPVYLAVNSDESEPATFKDRYILVKDPHMLIEGIIICSYAIDCHDAYIYIRGEYTTQVKILQAAIDEAYAAGYLGASIAGRDFKLDVTIHRGAGAYICGEETALLESIEGQKGQPRSKPPFPAVAGLYGCPTIINNVQTIASLPFIITNGADAYKAHGTEKSPGTHLFGISGHVEKPGMYELPLGLPILEVIDKMAGGVWKGRKLKGIIPGGSSTPVLLPEEAKDVTLDYESMAAHKTMFGSGGIVVLDETVDIVQLVENLISFYHHESCGQCTPCREGLGWMLKIVQKILRGEGVIEDVLLLRELCDNIEMKTVCVLSAACTMPVRSYLDKFRQEFLAYVPTASPAAQEKQE
- a CDS encoding NAD(P)H-dependent oxidoreductase subunit E translates to MSNRSQLISTGKPFQFDRERDAEFERLSTRYPTRESLILPALWLIQEQEGWICQEALAYAADRIGTFASKLYEAVTFYTMFHLHPMGRNHICVCRTLSCWLLGKQEIVDFLKNEIGITPGQISEDGRFSLEEVECLGHCGTAPVVQVNGEFHENMDAGKLKELLATLP